AGATTAGCAGGCGGAGTATTGGTTGTTGCTTTTGTAGTATATTTAGCGTCTGGATTCAGGGTTAACGAAGACACAAAAACGTTTACTCCTTTAACGCTTTTAAGCGGATTGGCACCTCCAGTAGGTTACAGCTTCTTGTATCCCAACGACTGCCCTAATAACCTAAATTGTTTTAAAGATTTAAAGGAAGGTGTGGCATATGCTAAAAAGGTAAATAAACCAATAATGATAGATTTTACCGGCTTGGCTTGTGTTAACTGCCGAAAAATGGAAGAGCACGTATGGCCCATTGAAAAAGTAGACGATTATTTAAAAAATGAATATGTTATTATCTCGCTTTACGTCGACGACAAAAAGAAACTGCCTGATAACGAGCAAATAGAAGTGGCCCGAATTAATGGCGGTAAAAGACAACTTGAAAACTATGGCCATAAATGGGCGCATTTTCAAACACGGTTTTTTAAAACCAATTCGCAACCTTATTACGTGCTTTTAAGTCCTGATGGTAAGCAAATACTTAACACACCCGTAGGCTATACGCCAGATGCCGATCAATATTACAACTGGCTTAAAGACGGAATATCCAGCCTAAAAAAGTTTAATTAACCAACGATTAAAACTAATATATGATTACCAAGCGATTCCTTTTAGTTCAAATGTTATTAATAACTTTAATATTTGGATGTAAAGAGAATGAAAAAACAGAAAGCAGAACACAGGTCAAGATAGCAGGAAAAGTGGTGAATGCCTTAGGTAAGCCTATTTCTGAAGCCGTAATTAAATTAAAAGCTACCGGCGAAACAGCAAAAACAAATGAGAACGGAAAATTTGTCCTTTCTGGTAATGTGCCAAAGGGAAGTGGGCAATCAAATATAGACTTACCAAAATTTATCGACACCATCTCGGTAGAAAAACCTGGTTTTTTAAACTATCAAAAAGTAATTACTAATCCTGAAATTTCTGAAATGATTATAGTGCCCGCAGCTAGTGATTTGCCAGCTGTTCAAGAAGACTATATTTTTGAGAGTTCTCCACATTTTAGGTCATGCCATGCTTCTACCATTTTAGAACTTGATAATGGCGATTTGCTTTGTTCGTTTTTTGCTGGTACAAAAGAGGCTTATCCCGATGTGGAAATATGGATGTCTAGAAAGTCTACGGGAAAACAATGGACAGCCCCCTTAAGTGTAGCTGATGGAGTTCAGTCCGATTCGGTTCGTGTAGGTACTGGAAACCCTATTTTATTTAAGCCCTTGGGCGAAGACCTTACCTTGTTTTATAAAGTTTTAGGACCTGGCGACCCGTGGAAGGGATGGTACAAAACCTCTAGTGACCTTGGTAAAACTTGGGGTAAACCCCAGGAGTTGCCCGATTTAATGATTGGACCCGACAAAAATAAACCAGTACAATTAGCAAGTGGAACGATTTTAGCACCTTCGGCTGTAGAAGATTCCAACGGCTGGCGCGTGCATGTGCTTCGTAGTACAGATAACGGAAAAACATGGGATAAAATGGGTCCTATAAACCCAGAAGCTAAAATTGGGGCTATCCAGCCTACATTGTTAACGTACACCGATGGGCGTATCCAAATGCTTTGCCGAACACGTTCAGAACATGGTTTTATGGCACAAAGCTGGTCAGATGACGATGGTTTAACATGGTCGCCACTAGAGGCTTTAGTGTTGCCAAATAACAATTCTGGTGCCGATGGTGTTACTTTGCGTGATGGACGGCAACTCTTGGTTTATAACCATTCCACCCGAACACAAGAAGGTATGGGGCATAAAGGGCGCGGAATACTTAATGTCGCATTAAGTCGTGATGGTATACATTGGGAAGCAGCCCTTATACTGGAGTATCTTGATGAATCTGGAAAGCAGTTTTCGTACCCTTCAGTAATTCAAACCAATGATGGATTGGTACATATTCTTTATACTTGGCACCGAAGACGCATTAAGCATGTAGTTATTAATCCAGAACGATTAAAACCTGTGCCTATGCCAGAAGGCAAATGGCCAACAGATGGGCCTGTTTCTTTAGAGGTTTTCAAGAAAACAAAAACAAATGACGAACAGTTGTAAGAAAATTGATTTATGAAAAAACATGTTTTTGCGCTATTGAGTTTTGTGCTACTTTTTTCAGCATCCTGGTCACAACAATTAGCGTTTCCAGAAGCTGAAGGTTTCGGAGCTTACTCCAGAGGCGGTAGAGGAGGCAAGGTACTTTATGTGACTAACTTAAAAGATGAAGGTAGAGGAAGTTTGCGCTGGGCTGTAGAGCAAAAGGGTGCTCGTACAGTAGTTTTTTCCGTTTCGGGAATAATTGATTTAAAAAGGCGTTTAACCATTAAATACCCAAACATTACAATAGCTGGTCAAACAGCGCCCGGCGATGGTATTTGTTTAAGGGGTGAAACATTAGTTGTTGCGGCTAGTCATGTAATAATCCGTTATCTTAGGGTGCGTTTGGGAGATGGTATGCATGGTCAGGGAAGTTTACAGGGTAAAGATGCCATTTCCATTTCGAGGGGTAGCAACATTATTGTTGATCATTGTTCGGCAAGTTGGAGCCTTGATGAGATTTTATCGGCATCGACCATGCGCCCAACTTTAACTAATGTCACTGTACAGTGGTGTTTTATAACTGAAGGGCTAAATCCAGACGGGCATGGTTATGGGTCTCTTATACGCGGTACGGGTGGTGCAAAATACAGTTTTCTGCATAATTTGTATGCCCATAACAAAGGGAGAAACCCAAGACCGGGCAATTACGACGTTAATTCACATAACAAAGACCCTAAAGGACTTCTCCTCGATTTCAGAAATAATGTTATTTATAATTGGGGCGGAAACCATGCTGGTTACAATCAGGATAAGCTTAGTGTAACCCACTTGAATTATGTGAACAACTACTTAATTCCGGGAAGTGATTCAAGAGCTACAGGTATTGCTTACGCAACCGGATCTCCATATAATAAAGCTTATTTTTCGGGGAATTATTACAATGGAAAAATTCCTTATAACCAATGGGACTTGGTGGATTTTAATGACGACTGGAGCAAAGAGCAGATTGATAACTATAAGCAAACCGAGCCTTTTGAAACAGGCACCGTGAAAACTGATAACGCGGTTATTGCCTACAGCAGGGTATTGGCTAAGGCAGGTGCTATATTACCTAAACGCGACGCGGTAGACTCAAGAATAGTACAAGGTATAAAAAGCCGAACGGGAGGCATTATTAAAAGTCAGGAAGAAGTTGGAGGATGGCCTGAACTTAAAAGTGTGAAAGCACCAATGGATACCGATTTGGATGGTATGCCAGATAATTGGGAAATTGAAAATGGACTTAATCCTAAAAATGGTAGAGATAGGAATAACCTAACCGACGATGGTTATACGGTACTTGAAAAATACTTGAATAGTATATAAAATTTAATATTTGTTATTTAACTTTTTTCTCTAACCTAGAAGTGTCGGTCATTTTATTGATTATAATCTTTGGGTTTTCGTATAAACTTATGGTGCTAGACCCACTGGCTTCAATATTGATGCTGTCCATAACTTCGAGTTCGGCATCGCTAGAGATATTACAAATGACATTACAAGAATTAATAGTGAAATTTTTACCATTAAAATGAGCGTAATTATCTAATTCTAATTGCGCGTTATTACAAGCGCCCTCTATTTCTATGTCTGCACGTTGATACAGTGTGCCTGTTAAATTTACCGTGTTTACAAGGGCTTCTATCTTACTGTTGCCACTTAAAAACAATGAGCTATTTTCGCTGGTTATATTCAATTCAAGTTTAGCACGATCGTCTGTTTCAAGTTTAAAAGCATTGGTTTTTAGCGTTAATCCCACTTTTGAAGACGCTTTGGCATTAACCGTTAGTTGATTTAAGTCCATTGTGACTAAAGATAATATCTCGGCATCCTCAGTAGTATTAATGTATTTGAGGGCATTATTGTACGCTACTTTGATATTTAGACGTTTTTTGGACCTAATGCGTGCTTTTTTGTTAAAGGTTAGTACACTGTCTACAACTTTAAATTCTATATAATCATGCAGGTTGTCGTCGGTTTCAATTTCAATCGAAGGAATTTGATTGAATATAATTTCAACTTCAAAGTCTTCATCTAAATTAATGGTATGAAATGGGCTTATTTCTATTCTTTCAATAGTCACATTTCTGCTTCCTTTTACCTTTTCTTGAGCTTCAATGGCAAAGGGGCACAATAAAATTAGCATATAGAGTAATTTGTTGTTCATTGCTAATGTTTTATTTTTTAGATACATAATGGTGAAAAAAGTCACGTTTAAAAGTAGGCTAATTTTAAATATGATAAAAATCATAGATTCGATTTAGGATTATTTGGAAGTTTGCAATGTTAAATTAATAAATAAAAAATTATTATGAATGTTTACCCAAAAATAATAAGCAGAGTATTAAGCGTAATAGCCTTTTTGGTAGTTACGGTAAATGTATCTCAAGCGCAAGAATTTAATTTGTCTAACGACGCCTCTTCTTTAAAGGTTTATGGTACTTCCAGTTTACATGACTGGCATATCAATGCAGAGCAGCAAAGTGGCAAGATAGCTTTTGAAGCTATTGAAGCGGGGAAAATAGAAAGTTTATCGCTTTCTGTGGTAGCTGAAAGTCTAAAGAGTGGGAAATCGTCAATGGACAAGAATACTTATAAAGCTTTAGATACCAAAAAACACAAGTCTATAACCTTTCAGTTAACACAGGTAAAAAGTGTAACTAATAAAGGAGAAGGCGTTTATGCGGTAGATGCTCTGGGCAACTTAACCATAGCTGGAACAAAAAAACTTGTACCATTAAAGTTTACCCTTAATGTAGCAAACTCTAAAGTGAAATTAGAAGGCGAAAAAACCTTTAAAATGACAGCGTTTAACATAGAGCCACCAACAGCATTGTTTGGAACTATTACTACAGGAGATGAAGTAACAATTAAATTTTTAACCATATTTAAATAACCAAGTAAAACAAAAAAAAGTAGAAATCATGAAATCAATATTAAACAAAACGTTACTATTAGTAGGTGTTTTAGCTGGATTTAGCAGTTATGCACAAAACAGAGATTTAGACAATTACAGACAACCTGATCAACGCGGTGTTAATGTATTCGAAGCGAAAAAGGATACAGTAACTTCCTTTGATGGTGTTAAAGTGAGAGTTGGAGGTGCTTCAACGTTACAGTTTCAAGCTATTAGCCATGAAAATTCTGGGGATGCACCATTAGCAGAAATAGGTAATAACTTTAACTTAGCAACTGCAAACTTTGATTTAGATGTTGCTTTAGCCGATGGTGTACGTATGCACTTAAGAACCTATTTGTCATCTCGTCACCACCCAGAGCCTTATGTTAAAGGAGGTTACTTCCAAATTGATAAATTAGATTTTATCAGTGAAGGGCTTTTGGCAGACTTTATGAAAAAAGCAACCATTAAAATTGGGCACATGGAAAACAACTATGGTGATGCACACTTTAGAAGAAGTGACAATGCACAAACCATTTACAATCCATTTGTTGGTAACCTTATTATGGATGCCTTTACAACCGAAGTAGGTGCCGAATTCTATTATGGATGCAACAGTGGATTTTTCGGAATGGTTGGATTCTCTAACGGTAAATTAAACCAATCTGTTGAAAACCCTATAAGCAGAAGAACAGGTGAGTATACAAGTGATATCACTGGAGGCGCCTCTTTCCTAGCGAAATTGGGTTATGATAAGCAATATAATGACGACTTCCGATTCAGATTAACAGGGTCGTTGTACAACACCGGTTATGTGCCAAGTTTATATTTGTATACTGCAGATAGAACAGGGTCTAGATATTACCATGTTATGGAGCCAATGGGGTCTTCAGGTTTTAGATCAGGACGTTTTTCGCCTAGTTTTAGAAACAGTGTAACAGCTATTATGGTAAACCCATTTGTAAAATACCAAGGATTGGAATTCTTCGGAACTTTTGAAACCGTTTCAGGTAAATCAACAGGTGATACTGATACCAGAACTGCAACGCAATATGCTGGCGAATTAATCTACAGATTTGGTCAAAGTGAGAATTTCTACATAGGTGGCCGTTACAATGTAGTTGATTCTGAAGAAACAAGTGGCGATGTAACCATAGACAGAATTCAATTAGGTGCAGGTTGGTTTATGACTAAAAACATCCTTTTAAAAGCAGAATATGTTGACCAGTCTTACGATGGTTTTGCTGCAGGATCATTGCTAGACGATGGTCAATTTAATGGGCTTACCCTAGAAGCTGCGATTAGTTTCTAAGGCTCTAGGAAAGGACAATAAAGTTAAGCTCAAAATGGCATAATCCGATGATATTTTATCAAAATAGGTTATACTTTTGAGCTTAATTTTTTAATTTTAAAGAGAAAAAGCTTCAATAAAAAAGAAATTAAGGCATGAAAAGGATACTATTTTTTGTTTCCATATTAGTGTTGTTGGCGTTTACAAGTAACTATGTTGAAAGTACATCTGTAATCATTACGCCCAACAGTGAGCTTGTCATTAATGGAAAAACTAACGTAAATAGCTTTACATGCGAGTATGACGTTTTAAGGTTTAACAGACCTATTCCTATAGCTTTTAAAAGGGTGAACGACAGAATCGTCTTTGAAAAAGCCACTCTAGTTTTAAACAATACATGTTTTGACTGTGGCGGAATGGGTATAAACGCCGATTTTCAAGAACTTTTAAAATCGGAGTCTTATCCAGAAATCTACATCGATTTAAAAGAAATTAGTGCAGACCCTTTAAAAGAAAGTAAAATTCAAGCATTACTCGATTTAAATATTTCGGGGGTTTCAAAATCCTACACGATGCCGGTAAAGCTTGATGGTGAAAATACTTTGCTTGTTACTGGGGTATTGCGTTTAAATATTCGCGATTTTAACCTGGAGCCGCCTAAAAAAGCACTTGGGTTAATCGTGGTAAAAGATACCATCGAAATTAAATTTAATTTAAAAATTAAAGAGCATTAATTCAATGTGAAAATGTTAGGTTTCTTGTGAAGCAGCTAAAATTATTACAGCCTTTGTATATGGGGGCTAAAAAAATCCTGAGCGATAAGATTTGCTCAGGATTTTTTGTTTCTTGGTTGGTGTTATTCTCTTTTTATACTCCCAGAAGAACTTTCGTCTTTTTCAACGTTTTCAGGGTTGCCATAATACCTAATATCACCTCCGCTGGTAGCTTTGGCAATGAGTGCCTGTGTTGTGTTAATAGTAATATCGGCACCACTCGTAGCCTTAACTTGGCTAGATGCCACTATCAAGTCGGGCGCTTTTATATCGCTACCGCTAGTGGCCTCGGCAAAGAGGTTTGTGGTTTTTCCCGAAAGGCGCATATCGCTTCCACTGGTTGATTTGCAGTTTAAAACAGAAGTGACAATACTCAAATTCATATCACTGCCGCTTGTTGATTTTAAATCCAAGCGTTCAAGCGTAATAGTGTTAGTTGATTGTACATTGCTACCACTGGTGGCAATAATGTATTCAACATTTGTGAAGTTAACATATACTTTTTTCGATTTTGCTCTACCAATTTGCGATTTAGTATGGATTTTTAAAATACCATTTTCAACCTCGGTTAATATAAGGTCTTGAAGGTTTTTGTCGGCTTCAACACTTATGCTTTCACTGTTGCTTTGTGTCAGTACAACATCAAGGCCTTCGGTAGCTTTAATGGTTGAAAAAGTTTCAGTAATTGGTCGTTCGGTTGTAATAACATGGCCGTTACCCTTAACGCCTTGAAAGTAAGCGACGTCGAAATTGCACGAAAAAAGCGTTAAGCTTAATATGGAGGCTACAATGATTTTAATTAATGTGGTCATGACTGTTTGTTTTTTGATTGATTATTTTAGTTCAAATATCTTTTATAATAGTTTTGATGAGAAACTTAAGTGGTTGATTTGTTGTTTTTTAATGGTGGATTGTTATTCTTCTGAATCGATTCGAACGCCATCTGAATTGATGTTGACGTTTATCTCGTCCGATTCTGCTTTTATGCCCGTATCGTCAATTTTTAAATGGTTATTATCAGCATGTATTTCAATACTGCCATCGTCAATACTTACCTTGGGCGTTTTAATTTTTACGTTAAAATGATCTTCGTCTTCGTTATGGATGCCCCTTTCCGTAATGGTTATATATTCGCTGGTTAGTCTTTTTTTATCCGATTTTCCGTAGTATAAAAAATCTTTCGCATTCATTTGGAACTTCACAACAGTTCCAACGGGTAAAAATAGTGTAGTCACAACTCTTTGGTCGCTATACTTTTTCTCCACGGGAGTGGAGAGGTAAGCGTTTAAAAGCAGTTTATTTCCATTTTGGAAATTATAGTTGTAATTAATGCTATTGGCACGAGCTATAGCGGCTTCGTAATGCCTTCCATCTGAAAATTTTTCTATTTGGATAGAGGCTAGCGAGTCGGCCGTTTGATTAACCAAAATATTAACATCTTTTATATATATGTTTTTTTCGCCATGCTCATCATAAGCTACTTTGAAATCGTTGCTTCTGTAAAACGGATTTTTAAAATAATGGTTACTTGCTACGTCAACATAAAGTGTGTCTGTTGGTTTAATATTTAGTGTTTGTTTTTCAACAATACGTTCGTTGTAAGCATGTTCACTTGCTTGGCGAATACCAACTATAATTAAACCAATAATCGACAAAATCCATAGCCCCAGTAAGGTGAATTTAGCTACATTTCCTATAGATTTTAGATTGTTTACGAGAATTTTTAACCCTAAATAAAATAGGAAAAAGAAAGGTGTTCCAACGGCAAAAAGAACCAAAAGCGATACAAACCAAATAGGTGTATTGCCCGAGTTAACTATATCTACCATGTCCAGACCGGGAATATGGACAATATCTGTAACCCCAACGGAAAACAGTGCGATAATCAAGGCAATTAAGGTAGCTGCGCCAATAAAAATTAAAAAGATTCCAATAAACTTGGCAAATACTTTAAGTATAAATACAATAATATCGGCAAGTGTATCAAAAAACGTCCGGCTGGATGATTTAATTGAGTTAGCGCTTTTTTTTACATCGACGTTTTTGGCTGCGTTACTTACCGAATCGGATACGTTTTTGGCCACATCGCTAACGGTTTCGGTAACCGAATCAAAGCCGTCTTTGATTTTTTTTTCAATGTTACTGATGTTTACAGGTTCACCAGTCATCATTAGTTTTTCGGCTGTGGTTTTAGCTTCAGGTATTAAAATCCAAAGTAAAATATACAATAGTACGCCTGTTCCAGCACCGAATATTAATAGTACCCAGGCCAGTCGTATCCAAACGGCATCAATGCCAAAATAATGCGCTAAACCAGACGAAACACCACCAATGTAGGAGTTGTCAGTATCTCTAAATAATTTTTTAGATGGCTGTGATTTTCTTTTGAAACTGGTGTTTGGTTCATCCTCAAAAATTTCGTCGTCTACTAGGTAATCTTCAGGTTGTCCCATAATAGAAATTACCTGGTCTACTTCTTTAAGGCGAATGACCTGTTTGTCGTTCTGTACACGTTCGTTAAAAAGTTCGGCTATTCTGGCTTCAATGTCGGCTATAATTTCAGCACGGCCTTGCGAGTCGGTAAATGAACGTTTAATAGCCTCAAGATAGCGTTGTAGTTTTAGGTACGCATCTTCATCGATATGAAAAAATATACCGGCTAAATTTATGTTGACTGTTTTATTCATTTTTTTGTGTTTTTTTGGCTAGTTACAATGTTTACTGCGTTACGTAATTCGTTCCAAGTGGTATCCAGTTCGTTTAGAAACAGTTTGCCTGTTTCGGTTAATCCGTAATACTTTCTTGGGGGACCAGAGGTACTTTCTTCCCATCTGTAATTTAAAAGTCCGGCGTTTTTTAGCCGCGTTAATAGCGGGTAAATGGTGCCCTCAACCACCAGCAATTTTGCGTCTTTAAGCGTATCGAGAATTTCTGCAACATAAGCATCGTCGTCTTTTAAAACCGACAGTATGCAGAACTCCAAAACGCCTTTGCGCATTTGTGCTTTTGTGTTTTCTATCTTCATGTTGTCATTCGTTTAATGTGGTGAAACTGTTCATTTTTTGATTGATTTGATTGATTTGATTGATGATTTTTTTATGATTGATTATTTTAAAAATTGTATAGTAAATGGATATTTAAACACCTCGCCATCGCGTGCTTTTAAACTCGCTTTAATTATAAGTACAAGTTCAACTATAAAAGCGATAATGGCAATGGCGCCAATAAAGCCTCCTAAGTAAAGTAATGGGGAAGGCTTACCAATACTGATATGAAAATCATGGAAACCATGAAAATCTATATAATCTAAACCGCCTAATATTTTGAAAATAAAAAACGGCATGGTGAGTGTACCCAATATAACGGCATATAATAAAATGCTCATTTGAAAATTTATAATCTGTTTGCCGTTGGCATTAATAAATTCCGATTTGTCTTTGTTTGCTATCCACAACACTATAGGCCCAATAAAATTCCCAAACGGTATAAAAAACCGGGTAAATGTCGATAAATGAATAAAGGTGGCGATGTTTTTTTGATGATTATCTAACATGATTATTTTGATTGATGATAAAACATATAATAGTTTCTTATGCAAATATATGTCTAAAAACAGGTACTTTGTTACGCATAGTACTAAAAATTAACATAAATTTAACAATTATGATTGATTAATAATTTTATAAATTAGTGAAAAAAATAAAAGATGATATGGCTTTAACCCCAAGAAAACTAAATACTTTCACCATGTTTAAATTGCCTTCAGCATATTTGTGTGGTGTGCGTACAAAATACATCGATTCGCAAAAGTGTGTGGTTACTGTTAAGCACAAATGGATTAACCAAAATCCATTTAAATCGATGTTTTGGGCCGTGCAAGGTATGGCAGCCGAGTTTTCAACCGGGGCACTCGTAACAGACAAAATTCAAGAGACTGGTAAAAAAGTTTCCATGTTGGTTATCTCAAATAAGTCTGAATTTACAAAAAAAGCCACTGGAAAAATCACATTTACTTGTAACGATGGAAACTTAATTGATGAAGCATTAGAACAGGCGATAAAGACCAAGGAAGGCCAAACATTTTGGATGACATCGGTTGGTATTGATGAACAAGGTGATGCGGTGTCTACTTTTAAGTTTAAATGGAGTATTAAGGTTAAATAGAGGAGAGCTCAGTTTAGTAGGTGGTGATTTTTCTGAGATTTATGGCTTTTGGGATTTTAGGTTCATTTTTAAGAATTTGAAAAATTTTGTAACAAAATCAATAACATTTCAACCAATAAACAGTTAAACACTTAAACCTCAATTAAAAATGACAGCACACGAAATTGACTATAGAATCTACGGTGAAGAAATGCAATACGTAGAAATCGAACTCGATCCCCAAGAGGGTGTTATCGCCGAAGCAGGGAGTTTTATGATGATGGACGACGGCATTAAAATGGAAACTATTTTTGGTGACGGTTCGCAAAAAGATACAGGGTTTTTAGGTAAAATACTAGGCGCAGGAAAACGTATTTTAACTGGTGAAAGCCTATTTATGACCGCGTTTTATAGTACCCTTCCAGGAAAAAGAAACGTATCATTTGCATCGCCATATCCTGGTAAAATAATCCCAATAGACCTTACCCAATTTGGCGGTAAGTTTATCTGCCAAAAAGATGCCTTCCTTTGTGCCGCAAAAGGTGTAAGCGTCGGTATAGAGTTTTCTAAAAAACTGGGGCGCGGACTCTTTGGTGGCGAAGGTTTTATTATGCAAAAGTTAGAGGGTGATGGTATGGCTTTTGTCCATGCCGGAGGAACCATGGCCATGAAAGAACTTAAAGCAGGAGAAACCTTGCGTGTAGATACTGGCTGTATTGTTGGTTTTGATCAAACTATTGATTATGATATTGAATTTATCGGTGGAATAAAAAATAGCATTTTTGGAGGAGAAGGCTTGTTTTTCGCAAAATTGCAGGGCCCCGGTACAGTTTACCTACAGTCGTTGCCTTTTAGTCGGTTGGCAGGTCGCGTTTTAGCATCGGCACCAAGAGGTGGAGGAAGAGACAAAGGCGAAGGTAGTATTTTAGGAGGGATAGGCGATTTAATCGATGGCGACAATAGGTTTTAAGGTTTATTTAACGAAAAAATTGGTAGGTTATCTGTTTTTTTGTTAAATTTATCCAATCTTAAAAAGAAAGCCTATAGTATAAATCTACATTTTTAAACCTAACCCTTAACTATAAAAAATATGGCACGAGCAATGCTTGAGTATACAAAAACTATACTTAATAAAGTTAGTTTTGACCCAACGTTGTTTTGCAGAGAGGTACAAAAAGCGGTACAACGCTTATTACCTTATGAGATTGAAGAGTTAAAACTGTTTATTCACTCTCTTATACGGCAAAACCCAGAATTAAATCAATGTTTAATTTATTTAAAAACATAAAAAAAGCGACCAATTGGTCGCTTTTTTTATGTTTTTAAATCGTAGATGATAAGTCATTAAAGAGTTTTTGTAACTTAATTAATACTGACTATCAACCTATCAACAATCGATTTTGCTGATGTCAAATAAATAAATTGAACAATTTTCGTTGATGCATGGACAATTTTCAAAAACAACTTTAAATCATTGGTAATTAAGGTGTTTTTAACAATTTATTGTAATATGTAGTTTATTAAATGTTCTGGAACAATGGTGAACAGGTGTGTTTTAATTGCTGTCTCTTTAGTATTATTTTTTAGGCCTTCTTAGTTTTATATTATGTTTTCGTGTGGTTTTTTTATTTGTAAAATTCTCGTTCATTGACTTTAATAGTGGTTAATTCAACTGTATACCCATCGAGATCTTTTATGTATATTGAGTCAAAATAATAATGGTCCTGGATATTGAATTCCAAATTCAATTCTACATATCTTTTTTTAGCTCTTTCAAAGTTTTCATTTGTTACATTAAACGCAAAATGGTCAATTTTTACATTTTTTGAAGATAGTTCAAGTTTAACGTGAGTTGTGTTAGCGGGAAACAATGCGATTCCAGATTTTCCGGAAAGTAAAAAGATTGGAAAGTCTCCCCATTCAGGTAATTGATAGCGTTTTAGCCCCAATACTTTTTCATGCCATTTTGCAGAAGCTTCTATGTCAGAAACTCGAATTGCTACGTGACCTAAAAATTCAATATCTATTTTATTATCATTATTTGTCATTTTTAGACATAATGTTTAAAATTATGTAGCCTTATTTCTGGATGGGTCATAATTGCTGCTAACTAGTTTATACCCCTAATTAAAAGTTCGGTAAGCTGCAAAAAAGTATATGTAAACATACTTTTTGTATTGCAATGTTTAATCAGGTGTTTTTAATTTGTTCTAATATAATAAAAATTCTTACAAATTATTTGGGCAGCGGACTTATAATTTTTACATCCTGAAAGGCAATCGCCCCGCGTATAATACTAGCAATAACATCCTGTAAAGCCTCAATGATTTGCATTTTAAGCTCGCTTTTATGGTAAAGAATGCTTACCTCGCGGGCA
This genomic stretch from Flavobacteriaceae bacterium GSB9 harbors:
- a CDS encoding exo-alpha-sialidase — encoded protein: MITKRFLLVQMLLITLIFGCKENEKTESRTQVKIAGKVVNALGKPISEAVIKLKATGETAKTNENGKFVLSGNVPKGSGQSNIDLPKFIDTISVEKPGFLNYQKVITNPEISEMIIVPAASDLPAVQEDYIFESSPHFRSCHASTILELDNGDLLCSFFAGTKEAYPDVEIWMSRKSTGKQWTAPLSVADGVQSDSVRVGTGNPILFKPLGEDLTLFYKVLGPGDPWKGWYKTSSDLGKTWGKPQELPDLMIGPDKNKPVQLASGTILAPSAVEDSNGWRVHVLRSTDNGKTWDKMGPINPEAKIGAIQPTLLTYTDGRIQMLCRTRSEHGFMAQSWSDDDGLTWSPLEALVLPNNNSGADGVTLRDGRQLLVYNHSTRTQEGMGHKGRGILNVALSRDGIHWEAALILEYLDESGKQFSYPSVIQTNDGLVHILYTWHRRRIKHVVINPERLKPVPMPEGKWPTDGPVSLEVFKKTKTNDEQL
- a CDS encoding DUF2807 domain-containing protein — translated: MTTLIKIIVASILSLTLFSCNFDVAYFQGVKGNGHVITTERPITETFSTIKATEGLDVVLTQSNSESISVEADKNLQDLILTEVENGILKIHTKSQIGRAKSKKVYVNFTNVEYIIATSGSNVQSTNTITLERLDLKSTSGSDMNLSIVTSVLNCKSTSGSDMRLSGKTTNLFAEATSGSDIKAPDLIVASSQVKATSGADITINTTQALIAKATSGGDIRYYGNPENVEKDESSSGSIKRE
- a CDS encoding YceI family protein, which codes for MNVYPKIISRVLSVIAFLVVTVNVSQAQEFNLSNDASSLKVYGTSSLHDWHINAEQQSGKIAFEAIEAGKIESLSLSVVAESLKSGKSSMDKNTYKALDTKKHKSITFQLTQVKSVTNKGEGVYAVDALGNLTIAGTKKLVPLKFTLNVANSKVKLEGEKTFKMTAFNIEPPTALFGTITTGDEVTIKFLTIFK
- a CDS encoding DUF2807 domain-containing protein; the protein is MNNKLLYMLILLCPFAIEAQEKVKGSRNVTIERIEISPFHTINLDEDFEVEIIFNQIPSIEIETDDNLHDYIEFKVVDSVLTFNKKARIRSKKRLNIKVAYNNALKYINTTEDAEILSLVTMDLNQLTVNAKASSKVGLTLKTNAFKLETDDRAKLELNITSENSSLFLSGNSKIEALVNTVNLTGTLYQRADIEIEGACNNAQLELDNYAHFNGKNFTINSCNVICNISSDAELEVMDSINIEASGSSTISLYENPKIIINKMTDTSRLEKKVK
- a CDS encoding pectate lyase, producing MKKHVFALLSFVLLFSASWSQQLAFPEAEGFGAYSRGGRGGKVLYVTNLKDEGRGSLRWAVEQKGARTVVFSVSGIIDLKRRLTIKYPNITIAGQTAPGDGICLRGETLVVAASHVIIRYLRVRLGDGMHGQGSLQGKDAISISRGSNIIVDHCSASWSLDEILSASTMRPTLTNVTVQWCFITEGLNPDGHGYGSLIRGTGGAKYSFLHNLYAHNKGRNPRPGNYDVNSHNKDPKGLLLDFRNNVIYNWGGNHAGYNQDKLSVTHLNYVNNYLIPGSDSRATGIAYATGSPYNKAYFSGNYYNGKIPYNQWDLVDFNDDWSKEQIDNYKQTEPFETGTVKTDNAVIAYSRVLAKAGAILPKRDAVDSRIVQGIKSRTGGIIKSQEEVGGWPELKSVKAPMDTDLDGMPDNWEIENGLNPKNGRDRNNLTDDGYTVLEKYLNSI
- a CDS encoding YceI family protein; protein product: MKRILFFVSILVLLAFTSNYVESTSVIITPNSELVINGKTNVNSFTCEYDVLRFNRPIPIAFKRVNDRIVFEKATLVLNNTCFDCGGMGINADFQELLKSESYPEIYIDLKEISADPLKESKIQALLDLNISGVSKSYTMPVKLDGENTLLVTGVLRLNIRDFNLEPPKKALGLIVVKDTIEIKFNLKIKEH